The sequence GCTTATTCAAATTCATTTTCGTGGACGGGAAATTTTCAGGAAGACCTTTGCACAGTTCGGGACAGCGACAACAACTATTTTCATATTGACCTTGACGGTAAGAAAATTTACAGCGACAGTTTTATTTACTGTGGCGACTTCAAAGACGGCTATGCTTGTGTAAAAACGGCTAACGGACTTTACCGACACATAGACATTAAAGGCAATTTCCTAAACGACAAATCATATTTAGACCTTGGCATTTTTCACAAAAACTTTGCAACTGCTATGGACAAAGACGGCTGGTTTCATATTGACAAGGACGGAAACGAAATTTACAGACACAGATTTTTAGCGATTGAACCATTTTACAACGGTTTTGCATTAGTAACGCAGTTTGACAAAAACAAAATAATTATTGACGAGCAAGGACAGAAAATTATCTCTGTTTAAGCCCACGCATTTGGTAGCACATTTGCATTTTTGCCGATACACAAAGCCAAACAAAAAAATGCAAAAGAGCTACCAAGCAACCGCACGGGACAGCCCAAAGACAGTGCAAAATTGACAACAAACCAACTCGACTGAAAAGAACCACTACCGGTAACAGCGGTTTGGCAAAAGTGGCGGTTCAGTGCTTCGTATGACAATTTTTCGTATAATTGAAGTGCGGTTCTTTGTATGAAGTTTAGTGGTGAAAATCGCCACCTTCGCCAAGCCGCAAAACGTCAGACTGTGCAAAAACTCATTTTTTAAAAATAATTAGTGAGAAATTCGTAGCCAGAGAACTTCATGCTTCATCAGGTGCGATATAAGACGAGCAATTTTTGGGG comes from Sphingobacteriales bacterium and encodes:
- a CDS encoding methyltransferase: MNWQDIKVSADNTHFILDGKQIFGKQFIEVLKFHSPGLAPVKDKSGSYHIDSSGNQLYAERFTRTFGFYCNRAAVVQGDKWFHMTDKGERAYSNSFSWTGNFQEDLCTVRDSDNNYFHIDLDGKKIYSDSFIYCGDFKDGYACVKTANGLYRHIDIKGNFLNDKSYLDLGIFHKNFATAMDKDGWFHIDKDGNEIYRHRFLAIEPFYNGFALVTQFDKNKIIIDEQGQKIISV